CGACGCGCTCTCCCACCTGGAGAAGGCCGTGACGATATACGGCTCGGCGCGCTCCAAGCCGGGCGACCCGGTCTGGCGTATCGCCGAGGAGATCGGCCGGGAGCTCGCGGCGGAGGGCTACGCGGTCATCACCGGCGGTGGGCCGGGGGCGATGGAGGCTGCGAACAAGGGCGCCTTCGAGCAGGGGGGCGAGTCGGTGGGCCTCAACATCGACCTGCCCGAGGAGCAGGCCTCCAACCCGTATGTGACCATCTCGCTCGATTTCCGCTACTTCTTCGTCCGAAAGGTGATGCTTGTAAAATACGCCACGGCCTTCGTCCTTCTGCCCGGAGGCTTCGGCACCCTCGATGAGCTCTTCGAGACCTCCACCCTCATCCAGACCCTGCGGATCAAACCCTTCCCAATCTTCCTC
This DNA window, taken from Nitrospinota bacterium, encodes the following:
- a CDS encoding TIGR00730 family Rossman fold protein, which encodes MSRRYEIDKLAVEESWRMFRIIGEFVEGFDALSHLEKAVTIYGSARSKPGDPVWRIAEEIGRELAAEGYAVITGGGPGAMEAANKGAFEQGGESVGLNIDLPEEQASNPYVTISLDFRYFFVRKVMLVKYATAFVLLPGGFGTLDELFETSTLIQTLRIKPFPIFLVGADYWGGLLGWLRGESVARGYLTPEDIEIYQVVEKPAEIVPAIEAYLQRETG